The window GTGAAAAATTGCCCCTCCACTCCAGCgccttaaataaaatctgattctGGTGCTTTTTATCCAGTCTGGCCGATAAAACTAGCAtgacatggtcatactcaattctagtcagaatttgagtctgatactgctccatagagctgtgattatgggacgtgtttcgaacgaaccaggtaaaaaaattcctctgcactcaattggatagacctacaaccaataagagcaacggagtgtgtgacgtatgttaagcgacgcatagttcttgtcaacggaactcaactgttagcctagcataagaagatgagcgttaacgatttttgccggtgttgcaaaaagaGTGTAAGGATTCAAAGAGTCCTTCAACACACGAACCTGTcgatatcttctagaacagacctaatagcagaatctacacacctcaactctccagcggcagccaccgttgttgtaaacgaattcaacccaagcgcgctttggtgacgtggttgattacgttactgttgatcatctgtccatcatcgtataaagcccgccctgacaatttgattggcccgccagatattgggcgagcatactcgcgctactattgagcaatgccagaccgaacttcccgacctAAAACGTTGTGGGCGTTGTggactaagttcggaatggcacccaggctacGATAAAACGTTAATTTTTATAAATCTTTAGAGCTTAGCAGAGCAGCAGGTCTGTAGATGCTGgtccttctgtctcctcctctaTACGTTCAGCCAGTTCTGTCCCGCTCATcgtcaggttctggttctggttattCCTGTAAGTTTAGCCTTTTTTATTAACTCTTCGCCTCCTGAGCTCCTGTCTGCTCCTCGGTTCAACCCAACTAACGACCGGCTGACACCGTTGATGGTTCTGATGATATTTTTCTGTGTATAAACCCCATGTGGGTCCATTTGGCTCATTTTCTAAACTTTTtggtttttctttgcttctcttcaaatgtttcaggaCAGAAGTTGAGAACCAGAGaacattcactgcaaaaacggatctaaaaataagtcaaatgttctttaagttagtatatttatccttgatttaagcaagtaaatatgattatctgccaatggaatgagtattttgacccctaaaataagataattagacatcctgcacttgaaataagatgatggagatgaattgttcctattttaagtgcaaaaatcttatttcattggcaaatcatcttatttacctgctcaaatcaagggcagaTACTCTaattttaaggacattttacttatttctagttctgtttttgcagtgttcagaGAAGAGTAAAGCCAAAGCGCGGGCGGAGGGACCTGTGGTGATGATGACGATGTTCATGATGACTCCGGCAGCGTTGGTCTGAACCTCCACGTCTccgtcctgcagcagaaccatcaGGACCAGCACAAACTGCTCCTCACAGACCTGCCGCTTCCCGTCTTCAGGGACGCTGAAACCAGGAGGAGAACGTCAGACTCACACACACCGACACAGAGTTCTGAGAAGACCTCCTGCTCAACCTGAGCGCCATCAGAACCGCCGCCGCCTCTCTGCGGACGTCCGGAGAGCAGCGGGTCAGCGTTTGGCCCAGAACCGGAACGCCGTCTGAGGCCAGAGCCGGCAGGGGGTCCAgcctggagcagcagctgagggTGGAGAGGAGCAGcacctgctcctcctcctcctcctcctctggcaTCTGCCGGAGCTTCAGCATCAGCTTAGGGACCAGCGGCAGCAGAGCCTGAGCTCCTGCAGGGAACGCAGATGGAAACGTttagggtcagaggtcagcgaCCCGGGGCGGATGTAGCAGCGTTTACCTGCAGGCAGCTGGGCGAGGCCGTTCAGCACCAGGTGGACGTTTCTCCTGCAGGAGGACGAGGAGTCGTCCAGGAGGCCGAAgaggggagggaggagggaggaggagaggagcgcCAGCCTGCAGGAACAGAGACAACCGTCTCAGGATGAAACCTGGAGgtatcggggggggggggggtctatcACATCTGGGACTGATTTACAGATAAATGTGGCAGGAAATAAACCATCACTGGTTCATTTCTCCCTGCTCGTTAGAGACAAAACATCCTGATATTTTCCTGCAGCCAGTGGATGGAGCCATGATGGAGGTCTGCTGTGGggtgctgccccctgctggctgcTGGTTGTACAGCAGCAACCAGCTGCAGACAGAAAAGTCTTattctgtttcagttttttctcattttaacaaACTGATTCTTCTCTCTCTGTAGAGCTGATGCATCGCCTCCTGTCTCCTCATCACTGCTTAGTTTTTCTCATTTGGCTCATTACTTCATCTGTTGCCATTTTTTAAGCCTCCTTCTGGATTTAAAggcttttgtttcattttgttgttttttgtgactCTGCTTGATTCACCTTGGCAATGTAGGTATCTTTTAGTTGTATGCCTTATCTCTCAGGAATCAGCAATGGTTCTTAATCATTTTGGCccaaaaatttatattaaaagaaatatattGAATTTAGCAGTTTTCCCCAGCTGGTTATATGCAGAACATCTGTCCACAACAAATTATACTAATAATGTGAGGACTATTTGTTTATATCAAGTCATCCTTTTGTTACAGGCTTTTATGTCATTTTCTATAAACTAAGAAGGccccagtgaaaaaaaaatagattaatgtaaaaacaaaaacaagatttgtctttgatttaagCATCTAAACATAGTATTTCCTACAGTGGGTCACCGACACAACTGCAGGTGAAATTCCTGCAGCCTCCAACTTATGGCAGCTTCTTATGTTCCTGAACATCttagaaaacatattttattttaagaaactgAGCTGGTTTTTAGTTCTAAACATAATATATTATGGGCTGAAGGTAAAAATGTCTCTCAGAGTTGTACAGGTTGCTGACTCCATCGTTGGTTCCAGCAGACGAGTCTCTGCCagtgagctatataatacattggagtgctgattttgccaaaaaactgaagtcactggccgccatcttgctactccctactctcacataatcccataggatttggttgcaacaacaagcagttttctggctgtgtgaaaacgtttcataggtaattctacagtcagtggatgtactaacactatcaactaccaggaaattaggtgctgaaatattttacatgttattcatattaaatatatatatatatatatatatacgtatatataagtatgtatatatgtatctatgtatatatatgtatacatatatgtaaatatatgtttttgtatattgttatttatatatttatatatttataaatgttatatgtatatatatttaaatgaataaaatggaaaatatttcagcacattactttctcagtacttgatagttttagaacataacataaaagtatatggcatttgacattttaaaagttttaagccaccctgaacatgagaaaatcctcgttattcgatgctgtagcgcacatattccctagttactgggggaaatagggagtaccaatatggcggctggtggcttcaaagcgactcgttctaacagcgggcgattagcactccagtgtacaatagagatcagtgatctCTGCCTTCTCCAGGCAAGCTGGTTtatctgacctttgacctctgaCCCTGTGGGGTTCTGACGGAGGACCTACCTGCCTATGCTGTGGCTGGTCAGCATGTGAAGCAGCTCGCAGGTTTTGGTTCTGACTGACGGATCCTCGTCCTTCAGCAGAACCTGGAGCTGTTTGAGGAACCCTGGAGAACAGGAGGAACACGTCAGACAGACACACTGTTCCTTTAAGAGAACTCTGCTGGCACATCTGCTTTGAGATCTTAATTATTAAaaccttttctctgttttaaacaaattcaacttgataaaataaatctcagacGCACGTTGACCAGGCCTGCGTGTCTCTTGATGTTTGATAAAAGCTGTTTTAGAAAAGCGAGAACCCAGATCCTGAAAACAGGAtttcaattcaaatcaattctattctatttatttattttgcgcCGATTCAcatcacgtcatctcaaggctctttccaaagtcagactccatcagatcctccaggttggtcagaaagtttcctctctaaggaaacccagcaggttgcatcaagtctctccaagcagcattcactcctcctgaaagagcgaagagccacagtggacagtcgtctgcattgttgatggctttgcagcaatccctcatactgagcatgcatgaagcgacagtggagaggaaaactcccctttaacagggaggaaaacctccagcagaaccagaaccaggctcagtgtgaacgctcatctgcctccacccactggggcttagagaagacagagcagagacacagaaagcacagaagctcacattgacccaggagtactttctatggtagatggtaatagaggatgatctgcctccctgatgatgtcacagctaacagaacgccagaccaggtgtaccttctatgaagagaaaaatgacagagcacaaaaagttaaaagctgaaataaggacaaacaatgcagattggagagcagtaggagaactcagcagagagagaaatagaccctgatgtcctccagcagcctaagcctatagcagcataactacagaggtagctcagggtaacatgagccactctaactataagctttgtcaaaaagaaaagttttaagtcttaaaagtagacagggtgccTGCCTCACAGACAGttagacttagagacttagacaactttatttgtcattttgtatgcgtTTTGTGTgagtacagaacgaaattttgtttgcatacagcttgaaaatttcagtgaattgcagtagatttcagaatacagtaactttacaggataaagtgcagtagTGTTTTTACAGTACACCAATGCAGGacaaatgtggtacagagtccagttataGCTTCAGTAGTTCAACAGTTTTTCTAAGAAATAATTGAAAGTGAGCAGAAATGGGGGTATGAATAGTTCTGGACTCTTTGGCTCCGCTGTGAGTGTCGGGTTCGGCCCACTCACCTCCGGTCACGGTCTGGTAGAGCCGCTCCGGTTCGTGGACCAGGTCGCAGAGTGACGTCAGAGCCCGCAGCCTACCGGGAGcgtctctctgctgcagctgctcgaACAGCTGCGGGACGGCGCGCCGGCCGAACGCCACCGCGGCCCGGTTCGGGTCCATCGCAGCAGCTGCCATCGGAACCGAGTTCCTCCTGCTGAAGTCCGCCGGTTGGACAGGCGCAGCTGTTGCCTGGCAACGGAGGGTAAACGAACCTGATGCGTTCAGGGACATGAAGGAACGTCGGTCATTCAGACAACGgttgtttgatttaaatattttccagcAACAAATGCGCTGAATCTAGCTGTTATAAGGAAGTTTATcagcattttattaatgttct of the Fundulus heteroclitus isolate FHET01 chromosome 12, MU-UCD_Fhet_4.1, whole genome shotgun sequence genome contains:
- the rsph14 gene encoding radial spoke head 14 homolog, yielding MAAAAMDPNRAAVAFGRRAVPQLFEQLQQRDAPGRLRALTSLCDLVHEPERLYQTVTGGFLKQLQVLLKDEDPSVRTKTCELLHMLTSHSIGRLALLSSSLLPPLFGLLDDSSSSCRRNVHLVLNGLAQLPAGAQALLPLVPKLMLKLRQMPEEEEEEEQVLLLSTLSCCSRLDPLPALASDGVPVLGQTLTRCSPDVRREAAAVLMALSVPEDGKRQVCEEQFVLVLMVLLQDGDVEVQTNAAGVIMNIVIITTGKYLCLELNVVPVLLSLLSEKEEEEQRKRRKTLVIYCLRALTSLAEAPEGRSLLRNQLPLLERRSQDQDQDVRRAAQTAIRVVTWSP